The genomic window GATCAGTGTGGGAGCGTCGCTGCCGGGTGCGGACCCGCAGACGATGGCGTCGGCCGTCGCCACGCCGTTGGAACGCCAGTTCGGCCGGATTGCGGCGGTGAATCAGATGACTTCCTCGAGCCAACTGGGAAGCACCGGAATCGCGATGCAATTCGATCTGAACCGGAACATCGACGCTGCGGCTCGCGACGTACAGGCGTCCATCAATGCGGCGCGCAGCCAGCTTCCATCGAACCTGCCGAGCAATCCGACTTACCGCAAAGTAAATCCGGCGGACTCGCCCATTCTTCTGCTGGCTTTGACTTCGGACACGCAGACGGTGCCGCAAATGTACGACGCCGCCGACTCGATCCTGTCACAAAAGCTGGCGCAGGTGAACGGAGTGGGGCAAGTTTTTGTGTGGGGAGCGTCGCAGCCGGCGGTGCGCGCAGAGGTCAATCCAACCCTTCTCAACAAGCTTGGGGTTGGGCTCGACACGGTTCGAAACGCTCTCAATGCCGCGAACGCCAACGCTCCCAAGGGCCAGGTTTCCAACGGCACGACGTCTTCCTCCTTCACCGATACGGACCAACTGTTCACCGCGGACCAGTACCGCCCGCTGATCATGTCTTACAACAATGGAGCGCCGGTGCGACTCGGGGATGTGGCGCAGGTTGAGGACTCGGTGGCGGACGTGCGAAACCTTGCCTTGATCAACGGCAAACCGGGCATCATCATACCTGTGTTCCGGCAGCCAGGCGCCAACATCATCGACACGGTGGACCGGGTGCGGGCATTGATGCCCTATCTGCAATCCTCGATCTCGCCGGCACTCAAACTTTCGATTGCGAGCGACCGAACGATCACGGTGCGAGCCTCGGTAAAGGAAATCGAGCGGACCCTGCTGATTTCGATACTGCTCGTGATTTTGGTCGTATTCGTGTTTCTGCGTACGATACGCTCGACGATCATTCCAAGCATCTCCGTGCCGCTTTCGCTGGTGGGCACCTTCGGCGGGATGTATCTGCTGGGCTACAGCCTGGATAATCTGTCGCTGATGGCGCTGGCGATTTCGACCGGATTCGTGGTGGATGACGCGATCGTGGTGCTGGAGAACATCACACGTTACATCGAGCGCGGCATGGACGTTGTGCAAGCAACGTTCAAAGGGGCGGCGGAGATCGGATTCACGGTGGTCTCGATGAGCACGTCGCTGGTGGCCGTGTTCATTCCGCTGCTGATGATGGGCGGAATTGTAGGACGGCTGTTCCGCGAGTTCGCGGTGACGCTAAGCATGGCCATTGGAGTTTCGCTGGTGGTTTCGCTAACCACCACGCCGACTATGTGTGCGAAGTTCCTGCGGCCATCGAAGTCGGAAAAACACAACGTCTTTTACCGCGCCGGCGAGTGGTTTTTCGACGGGCTTCTGCGAGTCTATTCCCATGCCCTGAGGTGGGTGCTGGCGCACCAGCCGCTAACCGGGGTGGTAACGGTCGGAGTAGCCGTGCTGAGCATTTACCTTTACACCAAGGTGCCCACAGGATTCTTTCCGCAGCAGGACACCGGCCGCATTCAGGGCACGCTGATCGGAGCGCAGGACATTTCGTTCCAGTCCATGAGCGACAAGGTCAAGCGCTACTCCGGCATTGTGCTGAAAGATCCCGCAGTCGACACGATGGCTGGTTTTACGGGTGGGGGGTCCGCTCTGAACCAGGGCCGGTTTTTCATATCGCTGAAACCGCTGGAGCAGCGCGGCCCATGCCATAAGCAACATTTCTGGGAAGCCTGCCACTACGTGACTGCCGACGATGTAATCAATCGCCTGCGCGGTAAACTGGCGGTGGTGCCGGGGGCAACACTAATCTTGCAGTCGCAACAGGAGCTCAGCATTGGCGGACGTTGGGGTAACGCACAGTATCAATACACTCTACAGAGTGCGAACCTCGACGACCTGAACAACTGGGCGCCGCGCTTGCTGCTGAAACTCAAGACCCTGCCGGAACTGCGCGACCAGAATTCAGACCAGCAGGATAAAGGATTGCAGGCTAAGCTGGTGATTGACCGCGACACCGCCAGCCGGCTGGGCATCAACGCTGCAACTCTGGACAATGCGCTCTACGATGCATTCGGACAACGGCAGGTTTCGACCATGTACCGGCCGCTGAATCAGTATCACGTTGTCATGGAGGTTGCACCGCAATTCCAGCAGACTCCCGAGGCGCTGCAGAATATCTATTTGCGGTCGACGGCTGGGACGCCGGTTCCGCTGGCGGCGTTTACACATTACGAGCCGTCGAATACGCCCCTGGCGGTGAATCATCAGGGTCAGCTGCCTTCAGTTACCATCTCGTTCAATCTGGCGCCGGGGATTTCTCTCGGGCAAGCGACGGATGCCATTGAGCAAGCGGAACGCACGATCGGCTTTCCGCCGAGCATCCAAGCTAGTTTTCAAGGAACGGCGGCGGCATTCCAGGATTCGCGCTCCAATATGCTGATCCTGATCCTCACCGCACTGGGCGCCGTCTACATTGTGCTGGGCATGCTTTACGAGAGCTATATTCATCCCATTACGATCCTGTCGACGATACCGTCTGCGGGCGTAGGTGCGCTGCTGGCGCTGCTCTTGACGCATAACGAGCTCAACGTGATTGGCATGATCGGCATCATCCTGCTGATTGGGCTGGTGAAGAAGAACGCCATCATGATGATCGATGTAGCGCTCGATGTGGAGCGCTCGCAGGGAAAAAAACCAGTGGAGGCGATTTATGACGCCTGCATTTTGCGTTTCCGACCGATCATGATGACGACGATGGCAGCGCTGCTGGGCGGGCTGCCGCTGGCTCTGGGCACTGGCACCGGCTCGGAACTGCATCGCCCTTTGGGAATCACGATTGTCGGGGGATTGGCGGTGAGTCAACTGTTGACGTTGTTCACCACGCCGGTGGTTTATGTGTATCTGGACCGGCTCAGATTGGCCTTGCGGGGGGGCAAGGAGAACTTGAGGCCGGAAGCGTCGACGCATGGCGATGTGCATCCCAGTCCGGCGGTTTGAGAGGTGTAGCAGCGGACCCATTCGTCCGCTCGGCGCAGTTGCGGATGGCCCCGGACGAATGCGTCCGGGGCTACGCGTTCGTCCGGGGCTACGGATGCGTCCGGGGCTATGCGTTTAAGCTTCTTCACCCGAAGGAGCAAGTCGATTACACTTGCAGGTTTGTGCAACCTGTATGCGGAAATCATGCATCCCAGCAGCAAAAGAACGCATGCCTGCTGCGCTGGAGACGGCTTGTCCCGTATGATAGGTGTTCAACATAGGTGTTCGACATAGATGTTCACACTCGAGTCAACCTGGTTGAGACTATTGCACCGTCCCGGTGAATGACGGGAGCCGGCGATTTCCCAATTTTCGTTTCGACAAATTTTCCTCAGGAGTCACGGATGCTAAAGAAAGCGGCGGCTGTGCTTGCGATTTGCGCAAGCATGGCCACATGGGTAGGATGTGCTTCGACCAGCAGTCATTACCTGTATGCTTCTTCCCCCACGGCGAATCAGATTTTCGCTTATCGTGAGGATCCGAATGCGGGTGTGCTCACACAGTTAGCGGGAAGTCCCATAAGCGCGGGGCAGTCCGTGTCAGCGCTCGCGATGCATCCCTCGGGAAAATTCCTGTATGCCGTGAATTCAGGCGAGGACGATGTGTCGGTGTACGCAATTTCAGCCAGCGGCGCTTTGACGGAAGCGGCGGGACGCACGCCGGTAGGCACGGCTCCGACGCTGCTGGCCCTGGACGGCGCGAACGGGTTTCTTTACGTAGGCAATTCCGGCTCCTTCAGCATTTCCGTTTTTTCCATCAATTCGAGCACAGGCCTTCTGACCGCCGTGGGCAATCCTTTTCCGATTGGCCTGGTTCCGATTAACATGAAACTGTCGCCTTCGGGCGGAGTTCTCTATGTCGCGGGCGGTGGGAACCCGGGGATCATTGAAGCCTTCGGCCTGAGCCAAGGTGTGCCGTGCACGGTGGGATCAGCTTGTTACGTGCCGAATTCGCCGTTCTATACAGGAAATAGCCCCTACGGAATGGCGGTCTCGGCAAGCGGTGGGTTTCTCTACACTGCCAATAAGGTGGACGCTTCTATTTCGGAATTCGCAATCAACTCCGATGGATCGCTCACTGAAATTTCGGGTTCTCCGATCGGAGAGACTTACGGAGGTCCGATTTCACTTCTCATCGATAAGTCGGGAACGTATCTGTACGTAGCCAATCAGGGATCGACGAACCTTGGAGGCTATTCGATCGGCGCCGATGGCACCATCACCCTGCTGACAACTTCGCCGTTTGGTACGGGGGCGAGTCCGAGTGTATTGGCCACCGACCCAGGCGGGAAATTCCTGTTTGTCGGTAGCGGCTCGTCAATTCAATCGTTTAGTCTCGATACCAGCGACGGAGTGCTGACTTCGGTGGAAACCTATTCGGTGACGAGTCCGAATTCCATTGCGATTACGCCTTAGTCAGGAGGCGGCATTCTTGGCTTCAGCTTTCGATTTAACATGCGGGTGACAATTTAAGGCACCGGCATTGGAACAATAGGCTCGACGGCGCACGATATGCGGAGCGCAACCAGTTGATCGGGTGCCGGGACCAGGAACTTCACATCGATGAAAATTGCCAGCGCCGCGAGCGCCTTCCCTAAACATTATTTTTCCCAGAAATTCCTGCTGGAAAAGCTACAGGAGTACTGGGGCGAGCAACTGAAAAGTCCGCAACTGCTGGCGCGGTTGCATCGCAACGTCACGGTGGAAGGCCGCTATCTCGCGATGCTTCCCGAGAAATATTACGAGATCACCAATTGGGGACGGGCGAATGACATCTGGATCGAGGTGGCGCAGGAGTTGGGAGAGCAGGCGCTCTGCCGCGCTCTGCACCATGCGGGGCTGGATGCAAGCGCGCTGGGCGCGCTCTTTTTTACCTCCGTCACGGGAATCTCGAGCCCCTCGATTGACGCGTTGCTCATCAATCGCATGGGGCTGCCGGCAAATATCAAGCGGGTGCCGATTTTTGGATTGGGTTGCGTGGCCGGGGCGGCGGGAATTGCCCGCGCGGCGGATTATGTGCGCGCTTATCCCTCGCAGGCGGCGGCACTGGTTTCGGTCGAACTGTGCTCCCTCACCATTCAACGCGACGATCTCTCGGTGGCGAACCTGATTTCTTCGGGACTGTTCGCCGACGGCTCGGCGGCGGTGATTGTTACGGGGGACGATCTGAAGGCGACCGGACCGGAGATTGTGGCGACGCGATCGGTTTTTTACCCCGGCACCGAAGAAATGATGGGATGGAAAGTGACTGAGAAGGGATTTCGCATCACGCTCTCGCCGGAAGTGCCGACGCTGATTCGCGAACACCTCGGGCATGACATGGACGCATTTCTTGCCGACCACGGCCACCAGCGCGCCGACATTGGAAGCTGGGTGCTGCACACGGGGGGGCCGAAGGTGCTGGAAGCGACAGCTGCAGCGCTCGATCTGCATGACGGGCAACTCGATGCTTCCTGGGATTGTCTGAAGAGAGTCGGGAACCTGTCGTCGGCGTCGGTGCTGGTGGTGCTGGAAGATGTGATGAAGAACCGGCGTCCGGAACCGGGGACGCTGGGCGTGTTGGCGGCAATGGGTCCGGGATTCTGCTCGGAGCTGGTACTTTTGCGATGGTGAGGCAGGCTGGTGCTGGAATCGACTGAAGAAAATTCGACCGATGTATTCGTGATTGGCGGCGGACCGGCGGGACTGGCCGCGGCAATCGCGGCGCGACAGCAGGGATTTCGCGTGATGGTTGCCGATGGCGCGCAGCCGCCGATCGATAAGGCATGCGGCGAAGGCCTGATGCCGGACGGATTGGCGGCACTGGAGCGACTGGGGGTCCGGTTGCCGATGAGCGACGCCTTTCCATTTCGCGGCATTCGATTTCTAAATGCGAGACTGTCGGCGGATGCGGCCTTCCCTGCCGGTGAGCGCGGTCTGGCGGTGCGCCGCACTTCCCTGCATCGCGTGATGATCGAACGTGCGGAACAGATGGGCGCCGAGTTGCTGTGGCGAACGGCGGTGACTGGAATCCCGCCGCATGGAGTTCAGCTCGGGAAGAGGATCGTGCGCGCGCGCTGGATCGTGGGAGCGGATGGGAGCAATTCGCGAGTGCGGCGCTGGGCGGGCCTTGACCGTTTTTCTGGGCCTCGACTTCGATATGCATTTCGACGGCATTATCGCGTGGCACCGTGGAGCGATCACATGGAGGTCTATTGGGGCGATCGCTGCCAGGGATACGCCACGGGTGTGGGCCCGGAGCAGGTCTGCGTGGCGCTGGCTTCGCACGATCCGAGTCTGCGCATGGAGGAGGGTCTGCGGGGGCTGCCGGAACTCGGTGCGCGGTTGCGCGGAGCTGAGACCGTTTCTGCCGAGCAAGGCGCCATCACGGGAAACCGCCGGCTGAAGCGCATCTGGAGAGGCAACGTCGCGCTGATTGGAGATGCGTCGGGGACGGTGGATGCGATTGCCGGCGAGGGGCTCGGATTGGCGTTCACTCAGGCCGTTGTGCTGACGGAATCTTTACGGAGTGGAAATTTGGCGAGCTACGAGAGTGCGCATCGCCGGCTGGCATTGCGGCCGCGAATCATGGCGCGACTGATGCTTACGCTGGATGGGCGTCCGTGGCTCCAGCAGCGCACGCTGCGGGTATTCCAGAAGCATCCGGAGACCTTTCAGCGGTTGGTGGCGATGCATGTGGGGGCCTTGCCACCCCGGCAACTGGTCTGGGACGGGCTGACACTGGGGTGGGGGCTATTGTCGGCATAGCCATGAAGGCGACCACTGGCTTGAACGTGCGCGGGTTCATGGCTGCGCTTCTGCTCAGCGTCAGCGTGATTTCGGCAACTGGCAGTTTAGCCGCGGCGCAGGACGCCGGGTTTCAGTTTGATCCCGCTCAAAGTTCAGTCAAGTTTACCCTGGGGGATGTGCTGCACACTGTGCGGGGAAATTTTCATTTGAAACGTGGAGCATTGCAACTCGATTCGGTTTCGGGAAAAATCTCCGGCGAGATTGTAGTCGACGCCGCCAGCGGCGAGAGTGGCAGCGGCATGCGCGACCGGAAGATGCACAAAGAAGTCTTGGAGAGCGAACGCTACCCCGATATTTCCTTTCGGCCCGATAAGATTGAAGGCGCCGTCGCGAACCCGGGAAAGTCTGCGGTGAGAGTGCACGGCGTGTTCAACATTCACGGGATGGATCGCGAGATTACGGTGCCGGCTGAGGTGGAAATGTCTGGCGATCATTGGGCAGCCAACGTTCACTTCACCGTTCCGTACGAAAAGTGGGGGATGAAAAATCCCAGCACGTTGTTTTTGCGAGTCAGCGACTCCGTGGAAATCGATCTGCACGCTGCGGGAGATGTCGTGAAGCCGGGCGTCGCCAAGCCGCCGCAGTAATCGCCTCGGTCGCTATTCATCGGAATTCATCGCCTTCAATATCCGTCCTCCTTAATATTGATCATGCTTAATATTGATTATCCTTAATATCCATCCTGCGGGACGATTCCCTTGCCTTCGGTACACTCGTAGGTGCGGCCAGCAGCGAGATTCTTGTACTCTTCGGTTCGCCCGCTGGGCCAGTCGATGACGACGCGCTCAACTCGATCGCGCTTTTCGAGGCCAAAGGTCACGGGAAGTTCGGATTGCGACAAGTAGCTGGAACCGCCCTTCACCATTCGAGACTGCGTCAAACCGCCCGCAAAAACGCGCACCATCGCGCCGATGCCGTCGCGGTTGGATTTGGTTCCGGCCAAACGGAAACGGATGCTGCGATTCCCGCTCCGCTGATCGTTGCGATACAGGTAAGCCGGACCGTTATTGGTAGTAAGAAGAAGGTCGAGATCGCCGTCGCGGTCGAAGTCGGCGTAGGCCAGGCCGCGGCCGACTTTCGGCTGCTCGAAGCCTCCGCCAACTTGCGCCGCAACCTCGCGAAAGGTTCCTTTACCGCTGTTGAGAAAAAGCTGGGGCGGTTGCGCGTAGCCGACGTTGCCGCGAATGTTGCGCACGGTGTCGTCGATGTGGCCATTGGCCACGGCGAAGTCGAGCCAGCCGTCGAGATTGACGTCGAGAAATGCGCAGCCGAAACCGAGACTGTTTCTGGAAGCCATGCCTACTCCGGATTGCGGGGCGATGTCTTCGAAAGCCTTGCCGCTCGAACGATAGAGACCGATCATTTCATTGTCGAAGTTGGTGATGGCGACGCCCGGTGCGCCGGAATTATCGAAATCGGCCACGTCGACACCCATGCCCGCGCGGGCTTTGCCTTCGCTGCTGAAGGCGAGTCCGGCCTCGACCGCGGAATCTTTGAAAGTGCCGTTGTGCTGGTTGCGATACAGCTTGTTGGGCTGCGTATCGTTGGCCACGAGCAGATCGGGCCAGCCGTCGTTCCTGTCTTCAAACAGCGCGACTCCGAGCGATTTCGAACTGCTGTCGAAAA from Candidatus Sulfotelmatobacter sp. includes these protein-coding regions:
- a CDS encoding multidrug efflux RND transporter permease subunit, whose product is MSISAPFIRRPIGTSLLAAALLLSGILAFNFLPVASLPKMDFPVISVGASLPGADPQTMASAVATPLERQFGRIAAVNQMTSSSQLGSTGIAMQFDLNRNIDAAARDVQASINAARSQLPSNLPSNPTYRKVNPADSPILLLALTSDTQTVPQMYDAADSILSQKLAQVNGVGQVFVWGASQPAVRAEVNPTLLNKLGVGLDTVRNALNAANANAPKGQVSNGTTSSSFTDTDQLFTADQYRPLIMSYNNGAPVRLGDVAQVEDSVADVRNLALINGKPGIIIPVFRQPGANIIDTVDRVRALMPYLQSSISPALKLSIASDRTITVRASVKEIERTLLISILLVILVVFVFLRTIRSTIIPSISVPLSLVGTFGGMYLLGYSLDNLSLMALAISTGFVVDDAIVVLENITRYIERGMDVVQATFKGAAEIGFTVVSMSTSLVAVFIPLLMMGGIVGRLFREFAVTLSMAIGVSLVVSLTTTPTMCAKFLRPSKSEKHNVFYRAGEWFFDGLLRVYSHALRWVLAHQPLTGVVTVGVAVLSIYLYTKVPTGFFPQQDTGRIQGTLIGAQDISFQSMSDKVKRYSGIVLKDPAVDTMAGFTGGGSALNQGRFFISLKPLEQRGPCHKQHFWEACHYVTADDVINRLRGKLAVVPGATLILQSQQELSIGGRWGNAQYQYTLQSANLDDLNNWAPRLLLKLKTLPELRDQNSDQQDKGLQAKLVIDRDTASRLGINAATLDNALYDAFGQRQVSTMYRPLNQYHVVMEVAPQFQQTPEALQNIYLRSTAGTPVPLAAFTHYEPSNTPLAVNHQGQLPSVTISFNLAPGISLGQATDAIEQAERTIGFPPSIQASFQGTAAAFQDSRSNMLILILTALGAVYIVLGMLYESYIHPITILSTIPSAGVGALLALLLTHNELNVIGMIGIILLIGLVKKNAIMMIDVALDVERSQGKKPVEAIYDACILRFRPIMMTTMAALLGGLPLALGTGTGSELHRPLGITIVGGLAVSQLLTLFTTPVVYVYLDRLRLALRGGKENLRPEASTHGDVHPSPAV
- a CDS encoding beta-propeller fold lactonase family protein, with translation MLKKAAAVLAICASMATWVGCASTSSHYLYASSPTANQIFAYREDPNAGVLTQLAGSPISAGQSVSALAMHPSGKFLYAVNSGEDDVSVYAISASGALTEAAGRTPVGTAPTLLALDGANGFLYVGNSGSFSISVFSINSSTGLLTAVGNPFPIGLVPINMKLSPSGGVLYVAGGGNPGIIEAFGLSQGVPCTVGSACYVPNSPFYTGNSPYGMAVSASGGFLYTANKVDASISEFAINSDGSLTEISGSPIGETYGGPISLLIDKSGTYLYVANQGSTNLGGYSIGADGTITLLTTSPFGTGASPSVLATDPGGKFLFVGSGSSIQSFSLDTSDGVLTSVETYSVTSPNSIAITP
- a CDS encoding 3-oxoacyl-[acyl-carrier-protein] synthase III C-terminal domain-containing protein; its protein translation is MKIASAASAFPKHYFSQKFLLEKLQEYWGEQLKSPQLLARLHRNVTVEGRYLAMLPEKYYEITNWGRANDIWIEVAQELGEQALCRALHHAGLDASALGALFFTSVTGISSPSIDALLINRMGLPANIKRVPIFGLGCVAGAAGIARAADYVRAYPSQAAALVSVELCSLTIQRDDLSVANLISSGLFADGSAAVIVTGDDLKATGPEIVATRSVFYPGTEEMMGWKVTEKGFRITLSPEVPTLIREHLGHDMDAFLADHGHQRADIGSWVLHTGGPKVLEATAAALDLHDGQLDASWDCLKRVGNLSSASVLVVLEDVMKNRRPEPGTLGVLAAMGPGFCSELVLLRW
- a CDS encoding FAD-dependent monooxygenase, with product MLESTEENSTDVFVIGGGPAGLAAAIAARQQGFRVMVADGAQPPIDKACGEGLMPDGLAALERLGVRLPMSDAFPFRGIRFLNARLSADAAFPAGERGLAVRRTSLHRVMIERAEQMGAELLWRTAVTGIPPHGVQLGKRIVRARWIVGADGSNSRVRRWAGLDRFSGPRLRYAFRRHYRVAPWSDHMEVYWGDRCQGYATGVGPEQVCVALASHDPSLRMEEGLRGLPELGARLRGAETVSAEQGAITGNRRLKRIWRGNVALIGDASGTVDAIAGEGLGLAFTQAVVLTESLRSGNLASYESAHRRLALRPRIMARLMLTLDGRPWLQQRTLRVFQKHPETFQRLVAMHVGALPPRQLVWDGLTLGWGLLSA
- a CDS encoding YceI family protein, whose product is MKATTGLNVRGFMAALLLSVSVISATGSLAAAQDAGFQFDPAQSSVKFTLGDVLHTVRGNFHLKRGALQLDSVSGKISGEIVVDAASGESGSGMRDRKMHKEVLESERYPDISFRPDKIEGAVANPGKSAVRVHGVFNIHGMDREITVPAEVEMSGDHWAANVHFTVPYEKWGMKNPSTLFLRVSDSVEIDLHAAGDVVKPGVAKPPQ
- a CDS encoding CRTAC1 family protein, whose amino-acid sequence is MNRRAFLARMAIMAGAAGLTSSSQLPWLQAITPQAQAEAPVAGFRFSDVTIQAGIHFQHNSGAFGGKFLPETLGSGCAFLDYDHDGWQDILLINGADWPGHKKQRSTLRLYRNNGNGTFTDVTTRAGLDIEMYGMGVAVGDYNNDGFPDILITCVGQNRLFRNTGKGKFVDVTATCGLGKREGFSTSALWFDYDRDGLLDLFVCNYVKWSPQHDVFCSLDGKHKSYCTPEAYRGATCWLFHNRGDGTFEDVTAASGIFDSSSKSLGVALFEDRNDGWPDLLVANDTQPNKLYRNQHNGTFKDSAVEAGLAFSSEGKARAGMGVDVADFDNSGAPGVAITNFDNEMIGLYRSSGKAFEDIAPQSGVGMASRNSLGFGCAFLDVNLDGWLDFAVANGHIDDTVRNIRGNVGYAQPPQLFLNSGKGTFREVAAQVGGGFEQPKVGRGLAYADFDRDGDLDLLLTTNNGPAYLYRNDQRSGNRSIRFRLAGTKSNRDGIGAMVRVFAGGLTQSRMVKGGSSYLSQSELPVTFGLEKRDRVERVVIDWPSGRTEEYKNLAAGRTYECTEGKGIVPQDGY